A genomic stretch from Thermovirga sp. includes:
- a CDS encoding 2-isopropylmalate synthase (catalyzes the formation of 2-isopropylmalate from acetyl-CoA and 2-oxoisovalerate in leucine biosynthesis) gives MREDYVRIFDTTLRDGEQSAGINLNTAEKLQIAHNLARMKIDVIEAGFPAASPGDLQAVREIARNIRGPVIAGLARTRTGDIEAAWEALRDAERPRIHTFIATSDIHLEHKLRMSREQVKDEVHRAVSLARSFVDDVEFSAEDASRSDLDYLCEVFRIAAEGGATTLNIPDTVGYSLPEEFSRFVAEIIRRTDAGDGVVWSCHCHNDLGLAVANSLEAVKQGVRQVECTVNG, from the coding sequence GTCCGAATTTTCGACACCACGTTGAGAGATGGAGAGCAATCGGCCGGGATCAACCTGAATACCGCCGAAAAACTGCAGATAGCCCACAACCTTGCCCGTATGAAAATTGACGTCATCGAAGCGGGTTTTCCCGCCGCTTCGCCGGGAGACCTGCAGGCCGTCCGGGAGATAGCCAGGAATATCAGGGGCCCCGTGATCGCCGGGCTGGCCCGGACCCGAACGGGGGACATCGAGGCGGCCTGGGAAGCTCTCAGGGACGCTGAAAGACCTCGAATTCATACCTTCATCGCCACCAGCGATATACACCTGGAGCACAAACTGCGAATGTCCAGGGAACAGGTCAAGGATGAGGTGCACAGAGCCGTATCGCTGGCCAGGAGTTTTGTCGATGACGTGGAATTTTCCGCTGAAGACGCCAGCCGCTCCGACCTGGATTATCTCTGCGAGGTTTTCCGCATTGCCGCCGAAGGAGGCGCGACCACCCTCAACATTCCCGATACGGTGGGCTACTCCCTGCCGGAGGAATTTTCCCGCTTCGTCGCCGAGATCATCCGAAGGACCGATGCCGGTGACGGCGTCGTCTGGTCCTGTCACTGCCACAATGACCTGGGATTGGCCGTGGCCAACTCGCTGGAGGCGGTGAAGCAGGGGGTCAGGCAAGTGGAGTGTACCGTCAACGG